One region of Microbacterium rhizosphaerae genomic DNA includes:
- a CDS encoding helix-turn-helix transcriptional regulator — translation MKWTGPTARRLALLGLLQTGRERSGRELAERLGVTARTIRTDVDRLRELGYPVHGLRGNVGGYRLGAGGTLPPLLLDDEEAVAVTIGLQVAAGIAGIEDTGARALAKIEQVLPAHLRPIVDALGSTIDRGQENTGTDAPDPQVDAEVLREVAAAIRDVEWLRFDYADVPRLVEPYRLLSWQRRWHLVARNPRDDSWGTYRVDWMSLRMPTRRRFSPQPLPGGDYTAFAMRTIAASGWAVHARLRIDASAQTVLDRINPSVGVVEPIDSETCVLVTGADSLDTVAAYIGMLMMDFTVESPPELVPRLQVLSERYARAVAASAVT, via the coding sequence ATGAAGTGGACCGGGCCGACCGCCCGTCGGCTCGCCCTCCTCGGCCTGCTGCAGACGGGTCGCGAGCGCTCCGGACGCGAGCTCGCCGAGCGGCTGGGCGTCACCGCGCGCACGATCCGCACCGATGTCGACCGGCTGCGCGAACTGGGCTATCCCGTGCACGGACTCCGCGGCAACGTCGGCGGGTACCGGCTCGGCGCGGGCGGAACGCTGCCCCCGCTCCTCCTGGACGACGAGGAGGCCGTCGCGGTCACGATCGGCCTGCAGGTCGCCGCCGGCATCGCCGGCATCGAGGACACCGGAGCACGCGCGCTCGCGAAGATCGAGCAGGTGCTCCCGGCCCACCTGCGCCCGATCGTCGACGCGCTCGGCTCGACCATCGATCGCGGGCAGGAGAACACCGGCACCGACGCTCCCGACCCGCAGGTCGATGCGGAGGTGCTGCGTGAGGTGGCCGCCGCGATCCGCGACGTCGAGTGGCTGCGCTTCGACTACGCCGACGTGCCGCGTCTCGTCGAGCCCTACCGCCTTCTCAGCTGGCAGCGGCGCTGGCACCTGGTCGCCCGAAATCCGCGGGACGACTCATGGGGCACGTACCGGGTGGACTGGATGTCGCTGCGGATGCCGACCCGCCGCAGGTTCTCGCCTCAGCCCCTCCCCGGCGGCGACTACACGGCGTTCGCCATGCGTACCATCGCCGCGAGCGGGTGGGCCGTGCACGCGCGGCTGCGGATCGACGCATCCGCCCAGACCGTGCTCGACCGCATCAACCCGAGCGTCGGCGTCGTCGAGCCCATCGACTCCGAGACGTGCGTGCTCGTCACCGGGGCGGACAGCCTCGACACCGTCGCCGCGTACATCGGGATGCTGATGATGGACTTCACCGTCGAGTCCCCGCCCGAGCTCGTCCCCCGACTGCAGGTGCTCTCGGAGCGGTATGCGAGAGCGGTCGCCGCATCCGCCGTCACCTGA
- the ccsB gene encoding c-type cytochrome biogenesis protein CcsB, which translates to MPSLDSISILLVWTAVAIYALAFIAYAIDLSKRSALAIEAKDAAEREAARELVAAGAAGGSTTASGDAASVMRAEERAAEKELHAPIAERSRPVWARIATSLVVLGLLFHIGADVTRGIAAGRVPWSNMYEFSLTGTMLIVFVYLIVLIRYDLRFLGAFITGLVVLLMGGAMVGFYVPITPLMDPLKSVWLVIHVFVASLSTALFAIAFGLSVAQLMQARRERKIIEESAAGPDAKPVKTGPGFLRTLPGADALESLAYRFAIIGFIGWTFTLIAGSIWANDAWGRYWGFDTKEVWTFVIWVLYAGYIHARATRGWRGTRSAWLSIVGFAAVMFNFTIVNMFFKGLHVYSGLQ; encoded by the coding sequence ATGCCCTCGCTCGACTCGATCTCGATCCTGCTCGTCTGGACGGCCGTCGCGATCTACGCCCTCGCCTTCATCGCATACGCGATCGATCTGTCGAAGCGCTCGGCGCTCGCGATCGAGGCGAAGGATGCGGCGGAGCGCGAGGCTGCCCGGGAACTCGTCGCCGCGGGCGCCGCCGGCGGTTCGACGACCGCCTCCGGGGACGCGGCATCCGTCATGCGCGCCGAGGAGCGCGCCGCGGAGAAGGAGCTGCACGCGCCCATCGCGGAGCGCTCGCGGCCGGTCTGGGCCCGCATCGCCACGTCGCTGGTCGTCCTGGGCCTGCTCTTCCACATCGGCGCCGATGTCACTCGCGGCATCGCCGCGGGACGCGTCCCGTGGTCGAACATGTACGAGTTCTCGCTCACGGGGACGATGCTGATCGTCTTCGTGTATCTGATCGTGCTGATCCGCTACGACCTGCGATTCCTCGGCGCTTTCATCACGGGTCTGGTCGTGCTGCTCATGGGCGGCGCGATGGTCGGCTTCTACGTGCCGATCACCCCGCTGATGGACCCGCTCAAGAGCGTGTGGCTCGTCATCCACGTGTTCGTCGCATCGCTGTCGACGGCCCTGTTCGCGATCGCGTTCGGCCTGTCGGTCGCGCAGCTCATGCAGGCGCGGCGGGAGCGCAAGATCATCGAGGAGTCCGCGGCCGGACCGGACGCGAAGCCGGTCAAGACGGGCCCGGGCTTCCTCCGCACCCTGCCCGGGGCGGACGCGCTCGAATCGCTCGCCTACCGTTTCGCGATCATCGGCTTCATCGGCTGGACCTTCACGCTCATCGCCGGATCGATCTGGGCGAATGACGCGTGGGGTCGGTACTGGGGCTTCGACACCAAGGAAGTGTGGACCTTCGTCATCTGGGTGCTGTACGCGGGCTACATCCACGCCCGTGCCACCCGGGGCTGGCGGGGCACCCGATCGGCCTGGCTGTCGATCGTCGGCTTCGCCGCCGTCATGTTCAACTTCACCATTGTTAACATGTTCTTCAAGGGCCTGCACGTCTACAGCGGCCTGCAGTAA
- a CDS encoding Dabb family protein produces MALRHVVAWKVAASDPETRDAHAREISDRLRALVGVVPSIGALSVGPNVIDGNWDVALVADFEDAQALDAYQTHPVHQEVVAYVRSVVSDRVAVDFEL; encoded by the coding sequence ATGGCCCTGAGGCACGTCGTCGCGTGGAAGGTCGCGGCATCCGACCCGGAGACCCGCGACGCGCACGCCCGCGAGATCTCGGATCGACTGCGCGCGCTCGTGGGAGTGGTCCCCTCGATCGGCGCGCTCAGCGTCGGTCCGAACGTGATCGACGGCAACTGGGACGTCGCCCTGGTCGCCGACTTCGAGGATGCCCAGGCCCTCGACGCGTATCAGACGCATCCGGTCCATCAGGAGGTCGTCGCGTACGTTCGCAGCGTGGTCAGCGACCGGGTCGCCGTCGACTTCGAGCTCTGA
- the resB gene encoding cytochrome c biogenesis protein ResB: MSRFRSDEPSTSSGADSDPLRPSDAIDGIEIDDSVTSPKLGFAGWMRWGWRQLTSMRTALVLLLLLAIAAVPGSIVPQRSADPNGVVQWKQDNPTLFPILDHMQMFDVYTSAWFSAIYILLFISLIGCVIPRTRHHWQALRARPPRTPARLSRLADHREEVVDLAPGTDAAIAAEHAIDVAQQQLRRAGYRVERYDGRGVFSVSAERGYLRETGNLVFHASLVGVLLAVGIGGGLTYTGQRVVVEGQTFVDALTDFDSFNPGRFVNSDTLIPYTLSLKKFDVTYQPYGKPGSGQAGDFVAHVTTQMEGGQPHSDEVRVNHPLELAGDRVYLLGNGYAPTVTVRNAKGDIVFHDSIPFLPQDANLTSLGVIKIPDGLPEQLGLVGFFYPTSVKMSTGAFTSAYPALVNPVLTLNVYGGDLGIDNGTPRSVYALDQTGMTQLTGGKTGVDSIELEPGKTASLPKGMGTITFDDMSPAGSSDGSQSVKRFVSLSIHHDAAGPWVLLFAAFAVAGLVVALFVPRRRMWVKARPDAAAVRLEYAGLARGEDPTLGAAVDTVADRHAEALRAEAAGTIATASGAPENRA, encoded by the coding sequence GTGTCCCGCTTCCGCTCTGACGAGCCGTCGACGAGCTCGGGCGCCGACTCCGACCCGCTCCGGCCGTCCGACGCGATCGACGGCATCGAGATCGACGACTCGGTGACCTCCCCGAAGCTCGGCTTCGCGGGGTGGATGCGGTGGGGCTGGCGTCAGCTCACGAGCATGCGCACCGCGCTCGTGCTGCTGCTCCTGCTCGCCATCGCCGCGGTGCCCGGATCGATCGTGCCGCAGCGCAGCGCCGACCCGAACGGCGTCGTGCAGTGGAAGCAGGACAACCCCACGCTCTTCCCGATCCTCGACCACATGCAGATGTTCGACGTGTACACGTCGGCCTGGTTCTCGGCGATCTACATCCTGCTGTTCATTTCGCTCATCGGGTGCGTGATCCCGCGCACTCGGCACCACTGGCAGGCTCTGCGCGCACGGCCGCCGCGCACGCCGGCGCGCCTCTCGCGGCTGGCCGATCACCGCGAGGAGGTCGTCGACCTCGCACCGGGAACGGATGCCGCGATCGCCGCCGAGCATGCGATCGACGTCGCGCAGCAGCAGCTGCGGCGCGCCGGCTACCGGGTCGAGCGCTACGACGGCCGGGGCGTGTTCTCGGTCTCGGCCGAGCGCGGCTACCTGCGCGAGACCGGCAACCTCGTGTTCCATGCATCCCTCGTCGGCGTGCTGCTGGCCGTCGGCATCGGGGGCGGACTCACGTACACCGGCCAGCGCGTCGTGGTCGAGGGACAGACCTTCGTCGACGCACTCACCGACTTCGACTCGTTCAACCCGGGACGCTTCGTCAACTCGGACACGCTGATCCCCTACACGCTGTCGCTCAAGAAGTTCGACGTCACGTACCAGCCGTACGGCAAGCCCGGATCGGGGCAGGCCGGCGACTTCGTCGCCCACGTCACGACCCAGATGGAGGGCGGCCAGCCGCACAGCGACGAGGTGCGCGTGAACCACCCCCTCGAGCTCGCGGGCGACCGCGTCTACCTGCTCGGAAACGGCTATGCCCCGACCGTGACGGTGCGCAACGCGAAGGGCGACATCGTCTTCCACGACTCGATCCCGTTCCTGCCGCAGGACGCGAACCTGACGTCGCTCGGCGTCATCAAGATCCCGGACGGTCTGCCCGAGCAGCTCGGGCTCGTGGGCTTCTTCTACCCGACGAGCGTCAAGATGAGCACCGGGGCGTTCACGTCGGCCTATCCCGCGCTCGTGAATCCGGTGCTGACCCTCAACGTGTACGGCGGCGACCTCGGCATCGACAACGGCACGCCCCGCTCGGTCTACGCACTCGACCAGACCGGCATGACGCAGCTGACCGGCGGGAAGACCGGCGTCGACTCGATCGAGCTCGAGCCCGGCAAGACGGCATCGCTGCCGAAGGGGATGGGCACGATCACGTTCGACGACATGTCGCCCGCGGGCTCGAGCGACGGCAGCCAGTCGGTGAAGCGCTTCGTGTCGCTGTCGATCCACCACGACGCCGCAGGACCCTGGGTGCTGCTGTTCGCCGCCTTCGCGGTCGCGGGGCTCGTGGTCGCCCTGTTCGTGCCGCGCCGGCGCATGTGGGTGAAGGCCCGGCCGGATGCAGCAGCCGTGCGGCTCGAGTATGCGGGGCTCGCACGCGGCGAGGACCCGACTCTCGGCGCGGCCGTCGACACCGTCGCGGACAGGCACGCCGAGGCGCTGCGCGCCGAGGCGGCGGGGACGATCGCCACCGCCTCCGGAGCCCCGGAAAACCGGGCGTAG
- a CDS encoding TlpA family protein disulfide reductase: MSRFGSRRARVAASAALALLLVGGLAACTSDNPLAAQYKSGDNKGYVAGDFQTKEIAPADRGAPVVFAGTTDEGKRVSSGDYSGDVLVVNFWYAACGPCRAEAPRLDKALTELSGKRVSFLGVNTRDQAATSASFAKTYKVAYPSIIAVDDGQVKFDFSQATPLSATPTTIVLDKHGRVAARIIGELPDPSILTSIVSTVLTENS; the protein is encoded by the coding sequence ATGAGCAGGTTCGGGTCACGCAGGGCGAGGGTCGCGGCATCCGCCGCGCTCGCCCTCCTGCTGGTCGGCGGTCTGGCCGCGTGCACGTCCGACAACCCGCTCGCGGCCCAGTACAAGAGCGGCGACAACAAGGGCTATGTGGCCGGCGACTTCCAGACGAAGGAGATCGCACCGGCGGACCGCGGGGCGCCCGTCGTCTTCGCCGGCACCACCGACGAGGGCAAGAGGGTCTCCAGCGGCGACTACAGCGGCGACGTGCTGGTCGTCAACTTCTGGTACGCCGCGTGCGGCCCGTGCCGCGCGGAGGCGCCGCGTCTCGACAAGGCGCTCACGGAGCTGAGCGGCAAGAGGGTGTCGTTCCTCGGCGTCAACACGCGCGATCAGGCCGCGACCTCCGCGTCGTTCGCGAAGACCTACAAGGTCGCGTACCCGAGCATCATCGCGGTGGATGACGGCCAGGTGAAGTTCGACTTCTCCCAGGCGACGCCGCTCAGCGCGACGCCGACGACGATCGTGCTCGACAAGCACGGGCGCGTGGCCGCCCGTATCATCGGCGAGCTTCCGGATCCGTCGATCCTGACGTCGATCGTGAGCACGGTCCTCACGGAGAATTCGTGA
- the aspS gene encoding aspartate--tRNA(Asn) ligase produces the protein MSQRVLVKQLQAREDGAVSVSGWVETVRDQKKVQFVILRDETGAVQLVNPATRPAADDAAVAESVEASAALALTDLISNLTTGTFLTATGTLKHDERVKLGGVEIKIDDLAVAGAAPAELPIAADSSLDKRMDYRVVDLRQRRNNLIFRVQTTLEHAMRTYWVERDYIEIHTPKLMSSPSESRAELFQLEYFGDQTAYLAQSPQHFKQMAQAAGFGKIFEIADAFRADPSFTSRHATEFTSIDAEISWIDSHDDVAKMQEELLQVAFTAVKDKHGAEIEELFGIEVVVPSIPFPRIPLAEAREIVARRGYEIPRTDGDLDPEGERQVSAYVEETYGHQFVFVTDYHPEIRPYYHMRDPETGLTKSYDLLFKGVEITTGAQREHRVEVLEEQAIEKGLDPAGIEHYVDFFRFGAPPHGGFGMGLARLLMLMLGESSIREVTFLFRGPTRLAP, from the coding sequence GTGAGTCAACGCGTCCTCGTCAAGCAGCTGCAGGCCCGGGAAGACGGTGCCGTCTCGGTGTCCGGATGGGTCGAGACCGTCCGCGACCAGAAGAAGGTGCAGTTCGTCATCCTGCGCGACGAGACCGGCGCCGTGCAGCTCGTGAACCCTGCGACGCGTCCCGCCGCCGACGACGCCGCGGTCGCTGAGTCTGTCGAAGCGTCGGCGGCCCTCGCCCTCACGGACCTCATCTCGAACCTGACCACGGGCACGTTCCTGACGGCGACCGGCACTCTCAAGCACGACGAGCGCGTGAAGCTCGGCGGCGTCGAGATCAAGATCGACGACCTCGCCGTCGCCGGCGCCGCTCCCGCCGAGCTGCCCATCGCGGCCGACAGCAGCCTCGACAAGCGCATGGACTACCGCGTCGTCGACCTCCGCCAGCGCCGCAACAACCTCATCTTCCGCGTGCAGACGACGCTCGAACACGCGATGCGCACCTACTGGGTCGAGCGCGACTACATCGAGATCCACACGCCGAAGCTCATGTCGAGCCCGTCGGAGTCGCGCGCCGAGCTCTTCCAGCTCGAGTACTTCGGCGACCAGACGGCCTACCTCGCGCAGAGCCCGCAGCACTTCAAGCAGATGGCGCAGGCGGCGGGCTTCGGCAAGATCTTCGAGATCGCCGACGCGTTCCGCGCGGATCCCTCGTTCACGAGCCGCCACGCGACCGAGTTCACCTCGATCGATGCCGAGATCAGCTGGATCGACTCGCACGACGACGTCGCGAAGATGCAGGAGGAGCTCCTGCAGGTCGCCTTCACCGCTGTGAAGGACAAGCACGGCGCCGAGATCGAGGAGCTCTTCGGTATCGAGGTCGTCGTGCCCTCGATCCCCTTCCCGCGCATCCCGCTCGCCGAGGCTCGCGAGATCGTCGCGCGGCGCGGCTACGAGATCCCGCGCACCGACGGCGACCTCGACCCCGAGGGCGAGCGCCAGGTGTCCGCGTACGTCGAGGAGACGTACGGCCACCAGTTCGTCTTCGTGACCGACTACCACCCCGAGATCCGGCCGTACTACCACATGCGCGATCCCGAGACCGGGCTCACGAAGAGCTACGACCTGCTGTTCAAGGGCGTGGAGATCACGACAGGCGCACAGCGTGAGCACCGCGTCGAGGTGCTCGAGGAGCAGGCGATCGAGAAGGGCCTCGACCCCGCGGGCATCGAGCACTACGTCGACTTCTTCCGCTTCGGCGCTCCCCCGCACGGCGGCTTCGGGATGGGCCTCGCGCGCCTGCTGATGCTGATGCTCGGCGAGTCCTCGATCCGCGAGGTCACGTTCCTCTTCAGGGGCCCCACGCGCCTCGCACCCTGA
- a CDS encoding YegP family protein gives MRAPTHRSDEGKSMAGKFELWVDKGGDWRFNLKASNGQVIATSQGYSSKASAVNGIESVKANAPGAEVVEIEK, from the coding sequence GTGCGCGCACCGACGCATCGCAGCGACGAAGGGAAGAGCATGGCCGGTAAGTTCGAACTCTGGGTCGACAAGGGCGGCGACTGGCGTTTCAACCTGAAGGCGAGCAACGGCCAGGTGATCGCCACCAGCCAGGGCTACTCCTCGAAAGCCAGCGCCGTCAACGGCATCGAGTCGGTCAAGGCCAACGCGCCCGGAGCCGAGGTCGTCGAGATCGAGAAATAG
- a CDS encoding alpha/beta fold hydrolase — MDYLDVIDRLVDPVAHGGRAEDAFDVVIPDAPGYGFSQPVADGGWTTGRVAQAYDTLMRGLGYDRYGIHGSDNGAMVARELGLLHPEGFLGLHVLQLFSFPSGDPAEFERLTPQDYAGLEHMQWFQSVGGYNTMNASRPQTVAVGLSDSPVGLLAYSELFNSFGNGTSLVPPEKILLEVSVNWFANAAAGMSRSYFDNARSGAEPQVNHAPTGVAVFADDFQTIRVFAERDNDDIVHWSRFEEGGHFAALERPDLVAGDIRAFFAGLRSA; from the coding sequence GTGGACTATCTCGACGTCATCGACCGGCTCGTCGATCCCGTCGCGCACGGCGGCCGCGCCGAGGACGCGTTCGACGTCGTCATCCCCGATGCCCCTGGCTACGGGTTCTCCCAGCCGGTGGCAGACGGCGGATGGACCACGGGGCGCGTGGCGCAGGCCTATGACACCCTGATGCGCGGGCTCGGGTACGACCGCTACGGCATCCACGGCTCGGACAACGGCGCGATGGTCGCCCGCGAACTCGGGCTGCTGCACCCCGAGGGCTTCCTCGGCCTGCACGTCCTGCAGCTGTTCTCGTTCCCGTCGGGCGACCCGGCCGAGTTCGAGCGCCTGACTCCGCAGGACTACGCCGGACTCGAGCACATGCAGTGGTTCCAGTCGGTCGGGGGCTATAACACGATGAACGCCTCGCGGCCGCAGACGGTGGCCGTCGGCCTGAGCGACTCGCCGGTGGGGCTTCTCGCGTACAGCGAGCTGTTCAACTCGTTCGGCAACGGGACGTCGCTCGTGCCGCCGGAGAAGATCCTGCTCGAAGTCTCGGTGAACTGGTTCGCCAACGCCGCGGCCGGCATGAGCCGCAGCTACTTCGACAACGCGCGGTCGGGCGCCGAGCCGCAGGTGAACCACGCGCCCACCGGTGTCGCCGTCTTCGCGGACGACTTCCAGACCATCCGCGTCTTCGCCGAGCGGGACAACGACGACATCGTCCACTGGAGCCGCTTCGAGGAGGGTGGCCACTTCGCCGCCCTCGAGCGGCCCGACCTGGTCGCCGGCGACATCCGCGCGTTCTTCGCCGGGCTGCGGTCGGCGTGA
- a CDS encoding ArsR/SmtB family transcription factor, whose translation MDDDAVFKALADPTRRHLLDRLFEKGGRTQTELESDLPLTRFGVAKHLRILEAAGLVVVRRSGREKLHYLNPVPIRVIHDRWIDKYTVGPASALSDLRSRLEESE comes from the coding sequence ATGGACGACGACGCGGTGTTCAAGGCTCTCGCCGATCCGACCCGCCGCCACCTGCTCGACCGGCTGTTCGAGAAGGGCGGACGCACGCAGACCGAGCTCGAGTCCGACCTGCCGCTCACACGCTTCGGCGTCGCGAAGCACCTCCGGATCCTCGAGGCGGCCGGCCTCGTCGTCGTCCGCAGATCCGGAAGGGAGAAGCTGCACTACCTCAATCCCGTGCCGATCCGCGTCATCCACGACCGCTGGATCGACAAGTACACGGTCGGGCCCGCCTCCGCGCTCTCCGACCTCAGATCACGGCTGGAGGAATCCGAATGA
- a CDS encoding glutaredoxin family protein, which yields MTTLTLIGKPDCHLCDVAHEIVEQVVAELPEEADVEIVETSILDDPALYDLWWEKIPVVLIDDRLHAHWRLDAARLRTALEEAPRLSAPKEASWP from the coding sequence GTGACGACCCTCACCCTGATCGGCAAACCCGACTGCCACCTCTGCGATGTCGCGCACGAGATCGTCGAGCAGGTCGTCGCGGAGCTTCCCGAGGAAGCCGACGTCGAGATCGTCGAGACGTCGATCCTCGACGACCCCGCCCTCTACGACCTGTGGTGGGAGAAGATCCCGGTCGTCCTGATCGACGACCGCCTGCACGCGCACTGGCGACTGGATGCGGCACGCCTGCGCACCGCGCTCGAGGAGGCCCCGCGCCTCTCCGCCCCGAAGGAGGCATCATGGCCCTGA
- a CDS encoding SRPBCC family protein encodes MSNDAMSIHPDAAREAVQVYQIFIKATPQAIWDAITRPEFTAQYFYGSRVETTAEVGTPFRYRAPDGETLWGDETVFESDPPRRLVVGWRSLYDEQAAAEPASRITWEIEPQDGGFCLLTATHDHLEQSPITAHNVAGAGWMMVLSGLKSVLETGSGLAA; translated from the coding sequence ATGAGCAATGATGCGATGAGCATCCACCCCGACGCAGCCCGCGAGGCCGTCCAGGTCTACCAGATCTTCATCAAGGCGACGCCGCAGGCGATCTGGGATGCGATCACCAGACCCGAGTTCACCGCGCAGTACTTCTACGGCTCGCGCGTCGAGACGACCGCGGAGGTCGGCACGCCCTTCCGCTACCGCGCCCCGGACGGCGAGACGCTGTGGGGCGACGAGACCGTCTTCGAGTCGGATCCGCCGCGCCGGCTCGTCGTCGGCTGGCGGTCGCTGTACGACGAGCAGGCGGCGGCCGAGCCGGCGAGCCGCATCACGTGGGAGATCGAACCCCAGGACGGCGGGTTCTGCCTCCTGACCGCGACGCACGACCATCTCGAGCAGTCGCCGATCACCGCGCACAACGTCGCCGGGGCGGGCTGGATGATGGTGCTCAGCGGCCTCAAGTCCGTCCTCGAGACCGGCAGCGGACTGGCCGCCTGA
- a CDS encoding SDR family oxidoreductase translates to MTAERRAVVLTGAGRANSIANAIALALADDGWDVAFTTWTAYETRVPLGADPEEGANALAAQLAHRGARWLRIETDLADPATPDRVLAEASASLGPVRGLVLSHSESVDSSIADTTVESFDRHFAVNVRAAWLLIRAFAAQVPSSGGRIVALTSDHVAHNLPYGSSKGALDRIVRAAAVELGPQAITANLVDPGPVDTGWMDASTREALLARQPTGRLGVPGDTARLVRFLLSDEAEWVTGQLIHSDGGFSS, encoded by the coding sequence ATGACCGCGGAGCGCAGGGCTGTCGTCCTGACCGGAGCCGGACGCGCCAACAGCATCGCGAACGCGATCGCCCTCGCGCTGGCGGACGACGGGTGGGATGTCGCCTTCACGACATGGACCGCGTACGAGACGCGCGTCCCGCTCGGTGCGGACCCCGAGGAAGGCGCGAACGCCCTCGCGGCTCAGCTCGCACATCGGGGTGCGCGCTGGCTGCGCATCGAGACCGACCTCGCGGACCCGGCGACGCCCGACCGGGTGCTGGCCGAGGCCTCCGCCTCCCTCGGTCCGGTGCGCGGGCTCGTGCTCTCGCACTCGGAGAGTGTGGACTCATCCATCGCCGACACGACGGTCGAGAGCTTCGACCGGCACTTCGCGGTCAACGTGCGTGCCGCGTGGCTGCTGATCCGCGCGTTCGCGGCGCAGGTGCCGTCATCCGGGGGCCGCATCGTGGCGCTCACGAGCGATCACGTCGCGCACAACCTCCCGTACGGCTCGAGCAAGGGCGCGCTCGACCGCATCGTGCGGGCGGCGGCGGTCGAGCTCGGACCGCAGGCGATCACCGCGAACCTCGTCGATCCCGGCCCCGTCGACACCGGCTGGATGGATGCGTCGACCCGCGAGGCCCTCCTCGCCCGTCAGCCGACCGGTCGCCTCGGCGTGCCGGGCGACACGGCGCGGCTCGTCCGCTTCCTGCTGTCCGACGAGGCGGAATGGGTCACCGGGCAGCTGATCCACAGCGACGGGGGCTTCAGCTCCTGA
- a CDS encoding histidine phosphatase family protein, protein MPADRLHLVRHGEVHNPDRVLYGRLAEFRLSVEGRRMARQTADYMKSLERPVGALVCSPLQRTRESMEPFVEIFGIEPVVDDRVIEPTNVFEGKRMKLAVANPLNWHHLLRPSVPSWGEPYAEVVARMRAAMADAWTRTRHGDVIVVSHQLPIWITHLAIAGEPLKHNPAKRRCALSSVTSFEGGPDHWVEVGYAEPAVTAGAVDVGAV, encoded by the coding sequence GTGCCCGCCGATCGCCTCCATCTCGTGCGTCATGGGGAGGTCCACAACCCCGACCGCGTGCTCTACGGGCGACTCGCCGAGTTCCGGCTGAGCGTCGAGGGACGACGGATGGCCCGGCAGACGGCCGACTACATGAAGAGCCTCGAGCGCCCTGTCGGAGCTCTCGTCTGCTCGCCGCTGCAGCGTACCCGGGAGTCCATGGAGCCCTTCGTCGAGATCTTCGGCATCGAGCCCGTCGTCGACGACCGGGTGATCGAGCCCACCAACGTCTTCGAGGGCAAGCGCATGAAGCTCGCCGTCGCGAACCCGCTCAACTGGCATCACCTCCTGCGGCCGTCCGTCCCGAGCTGGGGCGAGCCGTACGCCGAAGTCGTCGCCCGCATGCGCGCGGCGATGGCGGATGCGTGGACCCGCACCCGTCACGGCGACGTGATCGTCGTCTCCCATCAGCTGCCCATCTGGATCACCCACCTCGCCATCGCCGGCGAGCCGCTCAAGCACAATCCCGCGAAGAGGCGGTGCGCGCTCTCGAGCGTCACGAGTTTCGAAGGCGGTCCCGACCACTGGGTCGAGGTCGGCTACGCAGAACCCGCGGTCACCGCGGGTGCCGTGGATGTGGGGGCGGTATGA
- a CDS encoding cytochrome c biogenesis CcdA family protein, which translates to MNISGLIADGALWLALPIALAAGLLSFLSPCVLPLVPGYLGYIGGAVQTRPSTGSGTMDAATETGMPARRRLLLGVLLFIAGFTVVFVSMTILGGTVGQFLQLYSDIITRILGVAVIVLGLVFIGLFGFAQRTVHPQVRGEIGLVGAPLLGLALGIGWTPCIGPTLGAIMALSWNAADPLRGALLGLAYSLGLGIPFVLIALGFGWATRSLTFLRRHIRAVNLIGGALLVALGVLMVTGVWTAFMSQLQGVIGSVPLPL; encoded by the coding sequence GTGAACATCAGCGGCCTCATCGCCGATGGGGCCCTGTGGCTCGCCCTGCCGATCGCGCTCGCGGCGGGCCTGCTCTCGTTCCTCTCGCCGTGCGTGCTGCCCCTCGTTCCGGGGTACCTGGGCTACATCGGCGGCGCAGTCCAGACCCGCCCCTCGACAGGCTCGGGGACCATGGACGCGGCGACCGAGACGGGGATGCCTGCGCGCCGGCGTCTGCTGCTCGGCGTGCTGCTGTTCATCGCCGGGTTCACGGTCGTGTTCGTCTCGATGACGATCCTGGGTGGGACGGTCGGCCAGTTCCTCCAGCTGTACTCGGACATCATCACGCGCATCCTCGGCGTCGCCGTGATCGTGCTCGGCCTCGTGTTCATCGGCCTGTTCGGGTTCGCGCAGCGGACGGTCCACCCGCAGGTGCGGGGCGAGATCGGCCTCGTCGGCGCCCCGCTGCTCGGCCTCGCGCTCGGCATCGGCTGGACCCCCTGCATCGGCCCCACACTGGGCGCCATCATGGCCCTCTCGTGGAACGCGGCCGACCCGCTGCGCGGTGCGCTCCTCGGTCTCGCCTACTCGCTGGGGCTCGGCATCCCGTTCGTCCTCATCGCGCTCGGATTCGGGTGGGCGACCCGCTCGCTGACCTTCCTGCGCCGTCACATCCGCGCAGTCAACCTCATCGGGGGTGCGCTTCTGGTCGCCCTCGGCGTACTGATGGTGACCGGCGTGTGGACCGCGTTCATGTCTCAACTGCAAGGGGTGATCGGCAGTGTCCCGCTTCCGCTCTGA